From the Solibacillus sp. FSL R5-0449 genome, one window contains:
- a CDS encoding DNA translocase FtsK, translating into MSWIKNKFNKLFKMDSDEEYDEYEQSPKSDDINQTNQSQAQQDYYEEPDAPKKAFRFPLIEDNYEQSAKPENEQRQTTRFYDDDKEELTLPNYLQKHSAKEVYDVEVSGIRDLLERRRKGKGHTNIAHTRDPVRRLPNLKEEREAIRHNKPVRGERTENKQILKPIEIRKRFIPTDVPSPVHGFKKPSPIEKLIEKQQDEKLKKEEQEPKLRTEQEHTDNAEQAIEQVVIPNNEEEQQAVPNLEQGIYESSKEVEISQSENLEAESQSEPELEPASEAEVDPAPEPEELILGETDESVEEEQQPMEEEVVEHLTEAVIEVENEVEEAVVDEPSAAETINDVQVKHVTIENSTIHIGHLNVEQMPPSSEEAVVIEEKKEETDEVQPISTRSRVPFNVVMLKSDKQKLMTKQFVEQQLSMQSKQNKVDEVKQENIIHPAAQTDEANTELEDTVQQGNNDEAKAVNPATEPLQNEVRQVQENAEINFNEHVIKHEPTNQYEEETMRTSTSTSVGLLERESDIPEKVEELLEVAATTEAVVEEVPETLNVQEVPEIQEVTELPSVKVEEEPIVEETADGKELSTQEVMEEEAETVIEAPPVKRIPYVKPPLEYLVPPEEMVEDRDWMDEQGENLVEALSHFQVQAQIESIVQGPAVTQFEITVGHGTKVSKVRNLTDDIKLALAAKDIRIDAPIPGKRSIGIEIPNRISRSVRLSEVTESASFKDSDSPLEAALGLDLTGKPVTIDLRKMPHGLIAGATGSGKSVCINSILVSLLYKANPNELKLMLIDPKMVELAPFNHIPHLVSPVITDVKAATAALKWAVEEMERRYELFMHSGARKIEAYNKMCDANGMYAQKLPYLLIVIDELADLMMMSPQDVEDSIVRITQKARAAGIHLIVATQRPSVDVITGLIKSNIPTRIAFSVSSQIDSRTILDSQGAERLLGRGDMLYLGNGMSAPTRIQGTFVTDDEIEEIIEYVREQGEPQYIFKQEELLKRSETIEEQDELFEEVCRFVFEQGSASTSLLQRRYHIGYNRAARLIDMLERHGYVSEPKGSKPRDVYITEEELFEQFGG; encoded by the coding sequence ATGAGTTGGATTAAAAATAAATTTAATAAACTATTTAAAATGGATTCAGATGAAGAATATGATGAGTATGAACAATCACCAAAATCGGATGATATAAATCAGACAAACCAATCACAAGCGCAGCAAGATTATTATGAAGAACCTGATGCACCAAAAAAAGCATTCCGTTTTCCTCTAATAGAAGATAATTATGAGCAATCAGCAAAACCGGAAAATGAGCAGCGACAAACGACGCGCTTTTATGATGATGATAAGGAAGAACTGACATTACCGAATTACTTGCAAAAACATTCAGCGAAGGAAGTATATGATGTTGAAGTCTCCGGCATTCGGGATCTGCTGGAACGTCGCCGTAAAGGGAAAGGTCATACAAATATAGCACATACAAGAGACCCGGTTCGCCGTTTGCCAAATTTAAAAGAAGAACGAGAAGCTATACGTCACAATAAGCCTGTACGTGGTGAAAGAACTGAAAATAAACAAATTTTAAAACCGATCGAAATTAGGAAACGTTTTATTCCTACTGACGTTCCATCACCTGTCCATGGGTTTAAAAAGCCGTCACCTATTGAAAAATTAATTGAAAAGCAGCAGGATGAAAAGTTAAAAAAAGAAGAGCAGGAACCTAAATTACGAACTGAACAAGAACATACTGATAATGCAGAACAAGCGATTGAGCAGGTTGTTATACCAAATAATGAGGAAGAACAACAAGCTGTGCCAAATCTTGAACAAGGAATATACGAGTCTAGTAAAGAAGTAGAAATTTCACAGTCTGAAAACCTTGAAGCAGAGTCACAATCAGAACCTGAACTAGAACCTGCATCTGAAGCTGAGGTAGATCCAGCACCTGAACCGGAAGAATTAATTTTAGGCGAAACGGACGAATCAGTTGAAGAAGAGCAGCAACCGATGGAAGAAGAGGTAGTTGAACATCTGACAGAAGCGGTTATTGAGGTAGAAAATGAAGTGGAAGAGGCTGTAGTAGACGAACCTTCAGCTGCAGAAACAATCAATGATGTTCAAGTGAAACATGTAACGATTGAAAATTCAACGATTCATATCGGTCATTTGAATGTGGAGCAAATGCCTCCATCATCTGAAGAAGCCGTTGTAATTGAAGAGAAGAAGGAAGAAACGGATGAAGTTCAGCCAATCAGTACGAGAAGCCGTGTTCCATTTAATGTGGTGATGCTGAAGTCAGACAAGCAAAAATTGATGACGAAACAATTTGTCGAGCAGCAGCTTAGCATGCAAAGCAAACAAAATAAAGTAGATGAAGTAAAGCAAGAGAACATAATTCATCCGGCTGCACAGACAGATGAAGCTAATACAGAACTAGAGGATACAGTGCAGCAAGGAAACAATGATGAAGCAAAAGCTGTTAATCCTGCAACAGAGCCATTGCAAAATGAAGTACGACAAGTACAGGAAAATGCTGAAATCAATTTTAACGAACATGTTATAAAGCATGAGCCGACGAATCAGTATGAAGAGGAAACGATGCGCACATCCACTTCTACATCTGTAGGATTACTGGAACGTGAATCCGATATACCTGAAAAAGTTGAAGAGCTATTAGAAGTAGCAGCAACTACGGAAGCTGTAGTGGAAGAAGTGCCGGAAACATTGAACGTTCAGGAAGTACCGGAAATTCAAGAAGTGACAGAACTACCGTCAGTTAAAGTAGAGGAAGAGCCAATTGTTGAAGAAACGGCAGATGGAAAAGAATTATCTACGCAAGAAGTGATGGAAGAGGAAGCTGAAACCGTAATAGAAGCACCACCAGTAAAAAGAATTCCTTATGTGAAACCACCGCTTGAATACTTAGTACCGCCAGAGGAAATGGTGGAAGACCGCGACTGGATGGATGAGCAAGGCGAAAATTTAGTGGAAGCACTGTCTCATTTCCAAGTCCAGGCTCAAATTGAATCGATAGTCCAAGGACCGGCCGTTACTCAATTTGAAATTACCGTAGGACACGGCACAAAGGTAAGCAAAGTCCGCAATTTAACGGATGATATTAAATTGGCATTAGCTGCAAAAGATATTCGAATCGATGCGCCAATTCCAGGGAAGCGATCAATCGGTATTGAGATTCCAAACAGGATTTCCCGTTCGGTTCGCCTTTCGGAAGTGACAGAATCAGCTTCTTTTAAAGATTCGGATTCACCATTGGAGGCAGCACTCGGTTTGGATCTAACAGGGAAGCCGGTCACAATCGACTTACGGAAAATGCCGCATGGTCTGATTGCCGGTGCGACAGGTTCAGGTAAATCGGTATGTATTAACTCGATTTTAGTGAGCCTCCTGTATAAAGCAAATCCGAATGAATTAAAGCTGATGCTGATTGACCCGAAAATGGTGGAACTTGCGCCATTTAACCATATTCCGCATTTAGTCAGCCCTGTAATTACAGATGTTAAAGCCGCGACTGCAGCATTAAAATGGGCAGTAGAGGAAATGGAAAGACGTTATGAGTTATTTATGCATAGCGGTGCACGTAAAATAGAAGCATATAATAAAATGTGCGATGCAAATGGTATGTATGCACAGAAACTTCCATACTTATTAATTGTCATCGATGAGTTGGCAGATTTAATGATGATGTCCCCGCAAGATGTGGAAGACAGCATTGTACGAATTACGCAAAAGGCCCGTGCTGCAGGAATACACTTAATTGTTGCTACACAGCGCCCATCTGTAGATGTTATAACAGGTCTGATCAAGTCCAATATTCCAACGCGTATCGCCTTTTCTGTATCATCGCAAATCGACTCTCGCACAATTTTGGATTCACAGGGCGCAGAACGATTGCTCGGTCGAGGAGATATGCTATATTTAGGAAATGGAATGTCGGCTCCAACACGTATTCAAGGTACATTCGTAACAGATGATGAAATCGAAGAAATAATCGAGTATGTACGTGAACAAGGTGAGCCACAATATATATTTAAACAGGAAGAACTATTAAAACGCTCAGAAACAATAGAGGAACAAGACGAGTTGTTTGAAGAGGTATGCCGATTTGTGTTTGAACAAGGCTCAGCATCGACATCACTTTTACAACGCCGTTATCATATTGGCTATAATCGGGCAGCTAGATTAATCGATATGTTAGAGCGACATGGTTATGTTTCAGAACCAAAAGGAAGCAAACCAAGAGATGTATATATTACAGAGGAAGAGCTGTTTGAGCAATTCGGAGGCTAA
- the ytpR gene encoding YtpR family tRNA-binding protein gives MKVAYNKAHVGDVLLVQLSMESIVKTAMDRAGDVAILKEETTGEVKAFNLFNASKYVQLDVAGNVEVTPELVEKLEAALKANGAEISLDVDFSPKFVVGYVETKEKHPNADKLSVCKVNVGDETLQIVCGAPNVDAGQKVVVAKVGAVMPSGLLIKEGNLRGEDSFGMLCSARELAIPGAPEVKGILVLDDSAEVGSPFEVSTR, from the coding sequence ATGAAAGTAGCTTACAATAAAGCACACGTAGGAGATGTCCTATTAGTTCAATTATCAATGGAGTCAATCGTAAAAACAGCGATGGATCGCGCTGGCGATGTAGCCATTTTAAAAGAAGAGACAACTGGTGAAGTGAAAGCTTTCAACCTTTTTAATGCAAGTAAGTACGTACAACTGGATGTTGCAGGAAATGTGGAAGTAACACCGGAGCTTGTAGAAAAACTAGAAGCGGCATTAAAAGCAAATGGCGCAGAAATCTCATTGGATGTAGACTTCTCACCAAAATTTGTAGTTGGCTATGTTGAAACAAAAGAAAAGCATCCAAATGCAGATAAATTAAGTGTTTGTAAAGTAAATGTCGGGGATGAAACATTACAGATCGTATGTGGAGCACCGAATGTTGATGCAGGCCAAAAAGTAGTTGTAGCTAAAGTTGGCGCTGTAATGCCTTCAGGTTTACTGATCAAAGAAGGTAACCTGCGTGGTGAAGATTCATTCGGTATGCTTTGCTCAGCACGTGAACTGGCAATTCCAGGTGCACCAGAAGTAAAAGGGATTTTAGTACTGGATGATTCTGCAGAAGTAGGAAGCCCATTCGAAGTTTCAACTCGTTAA
- a CDS encoding DUF1444 domain-containing protein — MESKQLVAELKAKLGEANFTFTFDEKHDKLRLEHKKIGRGMDISLPEILTKYEKKKQQAIDEVIYTIEQTFLAMQREKEQGFAGLASVYPIIRSTSFPKKSNEGHAFIMTDHTAETRIYYALDLGTTYRLIDESMLSKLNVTEEHIREAARFSVKKLPTSVKRDEVSGNVYYFLNQNDGYDASRILNESFLKEMEGQIEGEMTVSVPHQDVLIIGDIRNEVGYDVLAQMTMHFFTVGAVPITSLSFVYENGHLEPIFILAKNKVKKEQEEK; from the coding sequence ATGGAATCGAAACAGTTAGTAGCTGAACTGAAGGCTAAGTTAGGTGAGGCAAACTTTACATTCACATTCGATGAAAAGCATGATAAATTACGTCTTGAACATAAAAAAATCGGGCGGGGTATGGATATTTCTTTACCCGAAATTTTAACGAAGTACGAAAAGAAAAAGCAGCAGGCAATCGATGAAGTGATTTATACAATCGAACAAACCTTTTTAGCGATGCAACGGGAAAAAGAGCAGGGGTTTGCTGGACTGGCATCAGTTTATCCGATCATCCGCTCAACATCTTTCCCTAAAAAGTCGAATGAAGGACATGCGTTTATTATGACAGATCATACGGCGGAAACACGTATCTATTATGCGCTTGATCTAGGCACAACATATCGTTTAATCGATGAGTCCATGTTATCGAAATTAAATGTAACAGAGGAGCATATACGCGAAGCTGCCCGTTTTTCTGTAAAAAAATTGCCGACTTCTGTTAAACGGGATGAAGTTTCAGGAAATGTATATTACTTTTTAAATCAGAATGACGGTTATGATGCAAGCCGAATTTTAAACGAAAGCTTTTTAAAGGAAATGGAAGGCCAAATTGAAGGCGAAATGACGGTATCTGTCCCGCACCAGGATGTATTAATTATTGGTGATATTCGCAATGAAGTAGGGTATGATGTATTAGCGCAGATGACGATGCATTTCTTTACAGTTGGCGCGGTTCCGATTACGAGCTTGTCATTTGTATATGAAAACGGTCATTTAGAACCAATATTTATTTTAGCGAAAAACAAAGTAAAAAAGGAGCAAGAAGAAAAATGA
- a CDS encoding DUF84 family protein: protein MKVAVGSKNKAKLGAVEAIVKQYFPEATIENMEVPSDVSIQPFSNEETRQGAINRARHTMMLTNADMTFGLEGGVDEIEGTMYCCNWGAAVLKDGTVIASSGAQFALPEEIAQELRMGKELGPVMDVYTNSENIRHHQGAVGIFSNNLIDRQEMFEHIVKLLVGQILFKMNKEQKDQM, encoded by the coding sequence ATGAAAGTAGCAGTCGGATCAAAAAATAAGGCGAAATTAGGTGCCGTTGAAGCAATTGTCAAACAGTATTTCCCTGAAGCCACAATCGAAAATATGGAAGTACCCTCAGATGTATCGATTCAGCCTTTTTCAAATGAAGAAACGAGACAAGGTGCGATCAATCGTGCACGCCATACAATGATGCTGACAAATGCAGATATGACATTTGGACTTGAAGGTGGAGTCGATGAAATCGAAGGAACGATGTATTGCTGTAACTGGGGTGCGGCTGTTTTAAAAGATGGAACAGTTATTGCCAGTTCAGGGGCACAATTTGCCTTACCTGAAGAAATTGCTCAGGAGCTTCGTATGGGCAAGGAACTTGGGCCGGTGATGGACGTCTATACAAATAGCGAAAATATTCGCCATCATCAAGGAGCAGTCGGTATTTTCTCAAATAATTTAATTGACCGTCAGGAAATGTTTGAACATATTGTGAAATTATTAGTCGGTCAAATTTTATTTAAAATGAATAAAGAGCAAAAGGATCAGATGTAA
- a CDS encoding M42 family metallopeptidase: protein MNQDTLALFKTLTELPGAPGNERAVRNFMRSELAKYSDEVIQDNLGGVFGVRKAKDEQAPKILVAGHMDEVAFMVTSITENGMIRFQTLGGWWNQVMLAQRVTVYAKDREIPGVIASIPPHLLTDAERSKPMDIKNMLIDIGADSKEDALNLGVRPGQSIIPVCPFTPMANPKKIMAKAWDNRYGCGLAIELLKEIQGQEVKSHIYSGANVMEEVGLRGAAVSSNMIKPDLFFALDASPANDTTGDKNEFGQLGKGTLLRILDRSMVTHRGMREFVLDTAESNNIPYQYFVSQGGTDAGRVHTQNDGIPSAVIGVCSRYIHTSASIIHVDDYAAAKELLVKLIQTADRSTIETIRANV, encoded by the coding sequence ATGAATCAAGATACACTTGCTCTTTTTAAAACATTAACAGAACTGCCTGGTGCACCAGGGAATGAGCGCGCGGTCCGCAATTTTATGCGCTCTGAATTAGCAAAATATTCTGATGAAGTTATCCAGGATAATTTAGGTGGCGTATTCGGCGTGCGTAAAGCAAAAGATGAACAAGCGCCAAAAATATTAGTCGCTGGCCATATGGATGAAGTTGCTTTCATGGTTACTTCCATTACTGAAAACGGCATGATCCGTTTCCAAACACTTGGCGGCTGGTGGAATCAGGTTATGCTGGCACAACGCGTTACGGTCTATGCAAAAGATCGTGAAATTCCGGGTGTTATTGCATCAATTCCGCCGCATTTATTAACAGATGCTGAGCGTTCAAAACCAATGGATATTAAAAATATGCTGATTGATATCGGGGCAGATTCTAAAGAAGATGCGTTGAATTTAGGTGTACGTCCAGGGCAATCCATTATTCCCGTATGCCCATTCACACCGATGGCCAATCCGAAAAAAATTATGGCAAAAGCTTGGGATAACCGATACGGCTGTGGTTTAGCGATTGAACTGTTAAAAGAGATTCAAGGTCAGGAAGTGAAAAGCCATATTTATTCCGGAGCGAATGTTATGGAAGAGGTCGGCTTACGCGGAGCGGCTGTTTCATCGAATATGATCAAGCCTGATCTATTCTTTGCATTGGATGCATCACCTGCGAACGATACAACTGGCGACAAAAATGAATTTGGACAATTAGGTAAAGGAACATTACTTCGAATCCTGGACCGTTCAATGGTAACACACCGAGGTATGCGTGAGTTCGTGCTGGACACAGCAGAATCAAACAATATTCCATACCAATATTTCGTTTCTCAAGGCGGTACAGACGCAGGACGTGTGCATACACAAAATGACGGTATTCCTTCTGCAGTAATCGGGGTTTGCTCACGTTATATTCATACTTCTGCTTCGATTATTCATGTGGATGACTATGCGGCGGCTAAAGAATTGTTAGTAAAATTAATTCAAACAGCAGACCGATCTACAATCGAAACTATTCGCGCAAACGTATAA
- a CDS encoding PepSY domain-containing protein, with translation MNLKDFTIGVVTGMAAAVIVKEMSNRVAPFANPDQILANIKDEFKKHAPIDGSWIYMKTENFSNGFTETPVYRGGISRTIDGELENYEFAADARSGAIVDIKQI, from the coding sequence ATGAATTTAAAAGACTTTACAATAGGGGTAGTAACAGGGATGGCAGCAGCTGTCATTGTTAAAGAAATGAGCAATCGTGTCGCACCATTTGCGAATCCAGATCAAATTTTAGCCAACATCAAAGATGAATTTAAAAAACACGCACCAATTGATGGTTCTTGGATTTACATGAAAACAGAAAACTTCAGTAATGGCTTTACAGAAACTCCGGTCTATCGTGGAGGTATTTCCCGTACAATCGATGGCGAGCTTGAAAACTACGAGTTCGCAGCAGATGCACGTTCCGGTGCCATTGTTGATATTAAACAAATATAA
- a CDS encoding helix-turn-helix transcriptional regulator, with translation MKTRLKELRARYQLNQTELAKRAKVSRQTISLIEREELVPSLLIAVRISKILNEPIDEIFIFEEEEL, from the coding sequence ATGAAAACAAGACTAAAGGAGTTGCGGGCAAGGTATCAGTTAAATCAAACCGAATTAGCAAAACGCGCAAAAGTATCAAGACAGACGATTAGCCTGATTGAACGCGAAGAACTCGTCCCTTCACTATTAATAGCCGTAAGAATATCAAAAATTTTGAACGAACCGATTGATGAGATTTTTATTTTTGAAGAGGAGGAATTATAA
- a CDS encoding DUF3169 family protein, which produces MKRTLKQFLFGGLIGGLIGSFIVTGEFTLPLYEIATEMTIVFLGIALLLAVGGYIKLAQLKRQSLQQLSGEDEDLHEENLYKLYSDASLAINMSLIISIAGACVGIITEQSIGIQILSVPIILIAIIAIPLVGNYIKYVYPYREIPSYNDKHYTKKMFEMSDEGERHIMLQGLYSAFNLTNILLLCSLLLCMFYSVASGESQLFAILIIALILITVNTKYILKVRNR; this is translated from the coding sequence ATGAAAAGAACGTTAAAACAGTTTTTATTTGGAGGTCTTATTGGGGGACTTATAGGATCCTTTATCGTAACAGGCGAATTTACTCTGCCTTTATACGAAATTGCCACAGAAATGACCATTGTATTTTTAGGCATTGCGCTTCTGTTAGCTGTTGGGGGCTACATCAAATTAGCCCAGTTAAAAAGACAATCATTGCAGCAGCTTAGTGGTGAAGACGAAGATTTGCACGAAGAGAATTTATATAAGCTATACAGTGATGCTTCATTGGCAATTAATATGTCATTAATTATCAGTATTGCAGGTGCTTGCGTTGGTATCATTACAGAACAGTCAATTGGTATTCAAATTCTTTCAGTTCCTATTATTTTAATAGCTATTATCGCTATACCATTAGTAGGAAATTATATAAAATATGTGTATCCGTACCGTGAAATCCCTTCTTATAATGATAAACACTATACCAAAAAGATGTTTGAAATGTCCGATGAAGGCGAACGCCATATCATGTTACAAGGTTTATATTCCGCATTTAATTTGACGAATATTTTATTACTTTGTTCATTGTTACTATGCATGTTCTATTCAGTCGCATCCGGTGAATCCCAGCTTTTTGCCATTCTGATCATTGCTTTAATTCTGATCACGGTGAATACAAAATATATACTGAAAGTACGAAACCGATAA
- a CDS encoding MBL fold metallo-hydrolase produces the protein MDRFEFHNMTLTWLHGGVTALDGGAMFGVVPKALWSRKYPVNELNQIELACEPILIQYEGKNYLIDSGVGAGKLNEKQLRNFGVSEESTIEKSLAEAGLQPSDIDAILMTHLHFDHAGGLTKWEGDKLVPVFPNAVIHTTQIEWDEMRNPNIRSKNTYWKENWEPVQHLVSTYEGELEVAPGLKMIHTGGHSEGHAIIRLEQNGEVALHMADIMPTHAHQNPLWVLAYDDYPMTSVFAKEKLMKEALSNGYRFIFYHDAYYRMIQWDTTGKEVTDSLERSKPALIK, from the coding sequence ATGGATCGATTTGAATTTCACAACATGACACTGACTTGGCTGCATGGGGGTGTCACAGCACTGGATGGCGGGGCTATGTTTGGGGTAGTGCCAAAAGCACTGTGGTCGCGTAAATATCCAGTAAATGAACTGAACCAGATTGAATTAGCATGTGAACCGATTTTAATTCAATACGAGGGGAAAAATTACTTGATCGATTCTGGCGTAGGTGCCGGTAAATTAAATGAAAAGCAGCTGCGCAATTTCGGTGTTTCCGAAGAATCAACAATCGAAAAAAGCTTAGCTGAAGCTGGATTACAGCCAAGTGATATTGATGCGATTTTAATGACACATCTGCATTTTGATCATGCTGGTGGTTTAACGAAGTGGGAAGGGGACAAGCTAGTTCCGGTTTTCCCGAATGCAGTTATTCACACGACACAGATTGAATGGGACGAGATGCGCAATCCGAATATCCGTTCCAAAAATACGTATTGGAAAGAAAACTGGGAGCCTGTACAGCATTTAGTCTCAACATATGAAGGGGAGCTTGAAGTGGCTCCGGGCTTAAAAATGATTCATACGGGCGGCCATAGTGAAGGACATGCGATTATCCGCCTTGAACAAAATGGTGAAGTGGCGCTACATATGGCGGATATTATGCCGACACATGCCCATCAAAATCCGCTTTGGGTATTGGCATATGATGATTACCCAATGACGAGCGTATTTGCGAAGGAAAAGTTAATGAAAGAAGCGCTGTCAAATGGCTACCGCTTTATCTTTTATCATGATGCGTATTACCGCATGATTCAGTGGGATACAACAGGCAAGGAAGTAACGGACAGCCTGGAACGTTCGAAACCGGCATTAATTAAGTAA
- the trmB gene encoding tRNA (guanosine(46)-N7)-methyltransferase TrmB codes for MRLKHKPWAAEYIQQHPDVIIPNPEDYKGKWNEAFGNDNPIHIEVGTGKGQFVLGMALQNPDINYIGIELFDSVIVCALEKIEAANKPSNLRLLKVDGAKLEEFFGKGDVDRVYLNFSDPWPKTRHAKRRLTHEGFLKIYENILVDNGEIHFKTDNRGLFEYSLVSMNEYGMGLNYVSLDLHANMPEDNIMTEYEEKFSKLGQPIYRLECQYKTK; via the coding sequence GTGAGATTAAAGCATAAACCATGGGCAGCGGAATATATTCAACAACATCCTGATGTCATTATTCCAAACCCGGAAGATTATAAGGGCAAGTGGAATGAAGCATTCGGCAACGACAACCCGATTCATATTGAAGTAGGTACGGGTAAAGGGCAATTCGTTTTAGGAATGGCGCTGCAAAATCCGGATATTAACTATATCGGTATTGAATTATTTGATAGTGTAATCGTTTGTGCCCTTGAAAAAATTGAAGCAGCTAACAAACCATCGAATTTGCGTTTATTAAAAGTAGATGGCGCGAAGCTGGAAGAGTTTTTCGGAAAAGGGGATGTGGACCGTGTCTATCTGAACTTCTCGGATCCATGGCCAAAAACGCGACATGCAAAACGTCGCCTGACACATGAAGGTTTCCTGAAAATTTATGAGAACATTTTAGTTGATAACGGTGAAATCCATTTCAAAACGGATAACCGTGGTCTTTTTGAATATTCACTCGTAAGTATGAACGAGTATGGTATGGGATTAAACTATGTATCGCTAGACTTACATGCGAATATGCCGGAAGATAATATTATGACAGAGTACGAGGAGAAATTCTCGAAACTCGGTCAGCCAATATATCGACTAGAATGCCAATACAAGACGAAATAA
- a CDS encoding diacylglycerol kinase family protein: protein MEVHFIINPKAGNGQGVNRWRHFQKQLTIPYQIHWTEYKGHSLLLAKELAGRSTKENPVCLIAIGGDGTIHEVLNGAIHYDNVYIGAISAGSGNDFARGYKAFETGEQLEQFVNTVKSTSHDCGVVNLNGITKYFINNFGVGFDALVANTANNSPLKSTLNKWKLGKLSYPYYVIQALFSYRPFTLTVFQEERIRRYENVWFVTASNQPYFGGGMKLSPQSNTTDGRFELTVVSNLSKWKLLFLFGTVFLGKHTLLKEVEQFAATDVQLIFEDPVLVHADGETQKLTPGQNTIEISVQKNAWNLAK from the coding sequence ATGGAAGTGCATTTTATAATTAATCCTAAGGCAGGTAACGGCCAGGGGGTTAATCGTTGGCGCCATTTCCAAAAGCAGTTGACGATCCCTTATCAAATCCATTGGACAGAATACAAAGGTCATTCGCTTCTGCTGGCAAAGGAATTAGCCGGACGGTCAACAAAGGAAAACCCGGTCTGTCTAATTGCTATCGGAGGCGATGGGACAATCCATGAAGTGTTGAATGGCGCAATACATTATGACAATGTTTATATAGGGGCAATTTCGGCAGGTTCTGGCAATGATTTTGCGAGAGGATATAAAGCATTCGAAACGGGTGAACAGCTAGAGCAATTTGTAAACACAGTAAAAAGTACTTCACACGATTGCGGGGTAGTGAACCTCAATGGGATAACCAAATACTTCATTAATAATTTTGGTGTAGGGTTTGATGCATTAGTGGCGAATACCGCAAACAACTCCCCACTCAAAAGTACCCTTAATAAATGGAAACTGGGAAAGCTGAGTTATCCGTATTATGTCATTCAAGCCCTGTTTTCATATCGACCATTTACGCTTACGGTTTTCCAGGAAGAGAGAATAAGGCGCTATGAAAATGTGTGGTTTGTTACGGCGAGCAATCAGCCTTATTTTGGTGGGGGAATGAAATTATCTCCACAATCGAATACAACCGACGGCCGGTTCGAACTGACCGTCGTTTCCAATTTATCGAAATGGAAATTATTATTTCTTTTCGGAACAGTCTTTTTAGGGAAGCACACACTTTTGAAGGAAGTCGAGCAGTTTGCAGCGACGGATGTACAGTTGATTTTTGAGGATCCGGTCTTGGTACATGCAGACGGGGAAACTCAAAAGTTAACTCCTGGTCAAAATACAATTGAAATTTCCGTTCAGAAAAATGCGTGGAATTTAGCAAAATAA